One genomic region from Spirosoma sp. KCTC 42546 encodes:
- a CDS encoding ATP-binding protein, whose translation MNGLSDELLNQMPGGYFYFTEEGILLGINQTLLDQLGYDAPDMAGKPVEALLTIASRIFYQTHFYPLLKLQGKADEIFLSLRMKNGQALPVLLNAASLKRDDSRVYQCVCLPVRQRQKYEEEILQSKREAQQALRENKELLEAKQTLEQHQHLLDQQLTELAQKNQQLWQFSKLITHDLQEPLRKITLLADALRQEEGQGLVLDEGKLLDRIMAASQSMRALIRRLGDYLSLEVDPEQIGLIDLQQVVVNASERVSQQHVTNIRLVTHDLPQIEGDRGQLVNLFIELMTNSVLISHQPAHPPLEITITGQLIEQNSFRSLPGKYRYEEFIRITYSDNGPGLKIGLGDQLFLIHKNTSAGLLKLGFGLAICKKIIDNHGGMISVTPNSGSGAEFVILLPVRHHNLITN comes from the coding sequence ATGAACGGTTTGTCGGATGAGTTACTCAACCAGATGCCAGGTGGCTATTTCTACTTCACCGAGGAGGGCATCTTACTGGGAATTAATCAGACCCTACTTGATCAGCTAGGGTATGACGCCCCGGACATGGCTGGCAAGCCCGTGGAAGCGCTGCTCACCATCGCCAGTCGGATTTTTTACCAGACCCATTTTTATCCACTGCTGAAACTACAAGGCAAAGCCGACGAAATTTTCCTGTCTCTGCGGATGAAAAATGGGCAGGCTCTTCCTGTCTTGCTGAATGCAGCTAGCCTGAAGCGGGACGATTCCCGAGTCTACCAGTGTGTCTGCCTGCCGGTACGCCAACGTCAAAAGTACGAAGAAGAAATTCTACAGTCCAAACGCGAGGCCCAACAGGCCCTGCGCGAAAACAAGGAGCTGCTCGAAGCCAAACAAACGTTAGAGCAGCATCAGCACTTGCTGGATCAACAGCTAACCGAGTTAGCCCAAAAGAATCAGCAACTCTGGCAGTTTAGTAAGTTGATTACCCACGATCTCCAAGAGCCGTTGCGCAAAATAACGCTGTTGGCAGATGCTTTACGGCAGGAAGAAGGTCAGGGCCTGGTGCTGGATGAGGGGAAATTACTGGATCGGATTATGGCAGCCAGTCAGAGCATGCGGGCCTTAATCCGAAGGCTGGGGGACTATCTCTCCCTGGAAGTCGATCCAGAACAGATCGGCCTGATTGACTTGCAGCAGGTTGTAGTAAACGCCAGCGAACGAGTCAGTCAGCAGCATGTAACAAATATCCGCTTAGTGACGCACGACCTGCCTCAGATTGAGGGAGACAGGGGGCAGTTAGTCAACTTGTTCATTGAACTGATGACTAATTCCGTTTTAATTAGTCATCAACCGGCTCATCCCCCGCTGGAAATTACCATTACTGGCCAGCTCATCGAGCAAAATAGTTTCCGTTCACTACCGGGCAAGTATCGCTACGAGGAATTTATTCGGATTACCTATTCGGATAATGGTCCGGGTCTCAAGATAGGACTGGGTGACCAGTTATTTCTCATTCACAAGAATACTAGTGCTGGTTTGTTGAAGTTAGGGTTTGGGCTGGCCATCTGCAAAAAGATTATCGATAATCACGGGGGTATGATTTCAGTGACTCCGAACAGTGGATCAGGAGCTGAGTTTGTTATCTTGTTGCCGGTTCGGCACCACAACTTGATAACCAACTAA
- a CDS encoding alpha/beta fold hydrolase: protein METSILIRNHVTIRGSGHQPMLFAHGFGCSQQMWRFITSAFETDYRLILFDYVGSGSSQLSAYNPDRYNNLNGYAQDVLDICTALDLTDIIFVGHSVSCMIGLLASLKAPERFSRLILIGPSPCYINDGAEYVGGFNRTDIEELLLTMEKNYIGWANFLAPVVINDPAQPELTQELSESFCSTDPLIARQFAQVTFLSDNRLDIAKSTVPGLVLQCTQDLIAPLEVGMYVHQHLRDSQLILLNATGHCPHLSAPQETIQAINAYLQPSQGLNGR from the coding sequence TTGGAAACATCCATTCTAATTCGTAATCATGTCACTATTCGGGGCTCCGGGCATCAACCCATGCTGTTTGCCCACGGATTTGGGTGCAGTCAGCAGATGTGGCGATTCATTACCTCAGCCTTCGAGACAGACTACCGACTTATTTTATTTGACTATGTCGGCTCCGGTTCGTCCCAGCTCAGCGCCTATAACCCCGACCGTTACAATAACCTTAATGGCTACGCCCAGGATGTGCTTGACATCTGTACAGCGCTGGATTTGACCGACATCATTTTTGTGGGCCATTCAGTTAGTTGTATGATTGGCTTGCTGGCTTCACTAAAAGCGCCTGAACGGTTCAGTCGCCTGATTTTGATTGGTCCTTCACCCTGCTACATCAATGACGGGGCGGAGTATGTGGGCGGATTTAACCGCACCGATATTGAGGAGTTGTTACTGACCATGGAGAAGAATTATATCGGTTGGGCTAATTTTTTGGCGCCTGTGGTGATCAATGATCCAGCGCAACCTGAGCTGACCCAAGAACTAAGTGAAAGCTTCTGCTCAACGGACCCCCTCATCGCCCGCCAGTTTGCTCAGGTAACGTTTTTATCCGATAATCGCCTGGATATCGCCAAGTCGACAGTTCCGGGCCTGGTCCTGCAATGCACTCAGGATTTAATTGCTCCCCTTGAGGTGGGCATGTACGTACATCAACATCTGCGGGATAGCCAACTGATCCTGCTGAATGCAACAGGGCACTGCCCCCACCTAAGTGCACCCCAGGAGACGATACAGGCCATAAACGCGTACTTACAGCCAAGCCAGGGCTTAAACGGACGATGA
- a CDS encoding IS982 family transposase — protein sequence MPSRAAGAVLFVFVIACLDFGGNCQQAMRSMKRARNITHKLSRSQFNRRLYRLQDRLAELVALLSSWAKAENTHFAIDSCPLPVCKNIRISRCRLVQGAAFRGYNASKREYFYGYKVHLVTAADGRIVEFDFTPGSNHDQIAFELLGFDLPVCSTVYGDKAYNHYIQEDLLAQAAGIAFEPIRRSNSHQADNDYCTNWLRQQARRHVETDISQLVDRWPRRIHAVTANGFLLKVVGFILSHHLLFFF from the coding sequence ATGCCGAGCCGGGCCGCCGGTGCGGTCTTGTTTGTGTTTGTCATCGCTTGTCTGGACTTTGGCGGCAACTGCCAGCAGGCCATGCGCTCGATGAAGCGTGCTCGCAACATCACCCACAAACTCAGCCGCTCTCAATTTAACCGGCGACTCTACAGGCTGCAAGACCGGCTAGCTGAACTCGTTGCGTTGCTAAGTAGCTGGGCCAAGGCCGAGAATACCCACTTTGCCATTGATTCTTGTCCCCTGCCGGTCTGTAAAAACATTCGCATTAGTCGTTGCCGACTGGTGCAAGGAGCGGCTTTTCGAGGCTATAACGCCAGTAAACGGGAATATTTCTACGGTTATAAAGTGCATTTGGTCACGGCCGCTGATGGGCGGATCGTAGAGTTTGACTTCACACCAGGCAGTAACCATGATCAAATTGCCTTCGAGTTGTTGGGTTTTGACTTACCGGTCTGTAGCACCGTTTACGGTGATAAAGCCTATAACCACTACATCCAGGAGGACTTGTTAGCCCAAGCGGCTGGGATAGCCTTTGAGCCCATTCGGCGCAGTAATTCCCATCAGGCTGACAATGATTACTGCACCAACTGGCTGCGCCAGCAGGCGCGACGGCACGTGGAAACCGATATTAGTCAGTTAGTGGATCGCTGGCCTCGGCGCATTCATGCGGTAACGGCTAATGGCTTTTTACTTAAAGTAGTAGGCTTTATATTGTCCCACCACCTCTTGTTTTTCTTTTAA
- a CDS encoding alpha/beta fold hydrolase, producing the protein MYTLNRSLGVLTSIIMAVSTIGGVAAQSTKTGVTNVVLVHGAFADGSSWSKVIPLLEAKGLTVISVQNPLTSLADDVAAAKRAIALQNGPVLLVGHSWGGAVITEAGNDPKVAGLVYVAAGAPNEGQSFGEMGQTAPPAPGFGEVRPDASGFLSLTAKGIKEDFAQDLSEAETKLMFTTQGPWSAKAIDDKISKAAWKTKPSWYIVASGDRMINPELQQTLAKKIKATTLTLTSSHVPMVSQPEKVAAFIIEAASHVNGH; encoded by the coding sequence ATGTACACACTTAACCGCTCTTTGGGCGTTCTAACCAGCATTATTATGGCAGTTTCAACAATCGGCGGAGTAGCCGCTCAATCGACAAAAACAGGAGTAACCAACGTAGTACTTGTTCACGGTGCATTCGCCGATGGGTCAAGCTGGTCCAAGGTTATTCCTTTATTGGAAGCCAAAGGCCTTACTGTAATTTCTGTACAAAATCCACTAACCTCACTGGCCGACGACGTAGCAGCTGCTAAACGGGCTATCGCCTTACAGAACGGCCCGGTGCTGTTAGTGGGTCACTCCTGGGGTGGCGCGGTGATCACCGAAGCGGGTAACGACCCCAAGGTAGCCGGGCTGGTATATGTGGCGGCTGGTGCGCCCAACGAAGGACAGTCGTTTGGTGAGATGGGCCAGACCGCCCCTCCTGCTCCGGGTTTTGGTGAAGTCAGACCCGACGCTTCCGGCTTTCTTTCCCTAACAGCCAAAGGCATTAAAGAAGATTTTGCCCAGGATCTGTCCGAAGCGGAGACTAAGCTTATGTTTACTACGCAGGGCCCCTGGTCGGCCAAAGCAATCGACGATAAAATTTCCAAAGCTGCCTGGAAAACAAAGCCTTCCTGGTACATTGTTGCCAGCGGAGATCGCATGATCAATCCAGAACTTCAGCAAACCTTAGCGAAGAAGATCAAGGCAACCACCCTTACACTCACGTCCAGCCATGTTCCTATGGTCTCACAACCGGAGAAGGTAGCCGCTTTTATTATCGAAGCAGCCAGTCATGTAAACGGGCACTAA
- a CDS encoding SDR family oxidoreductase, translated as MNRLQNKVAIITGGSSGIGLATAKEFIAQGATVLITGRSEESLTQITAELGEKAHGIVWDASIPDNADHLSSFVQANFSSIDILFINAGVAKFAPFEKMTEAIFDESINTNVRGAYFTIQALVPFFKNGGSIILNTSINAHVGAPGASVYAATKGALLTMAKNLSTELIAHQIRVNAISPGPVDTSLHSATKLGISDQQLIQMNQGIIEAIPLGRFGRPEEIAKVALFFASDDSSFVVGAELIVDGGMSMG; from the coding sequence ATGAATCGACTTCAAAATAAAGTAGCCATTATTACAGGCGGAAGCAGTGGTATCGGCCTGGCCACTGCCAAAGAATTTATCGCTCAGGGAGCCACTGTTCTGATTACCGGACGTAGTGAGGAATCACTGACTCAAATCACCGCTGAACTGGGAGAAAAAGCACATGGCATTGTCTGGGATGCCAGCATTCCAGACAATGCAGACCATTTGTCATCCTTCGTGCAGGCCAACTTCTCCAGTATCGACATTCTGTTCATCAATGCAGGGGTGGCCAAATTTGCCCCTTTTGAGAAAATGACGGAAGCCATTTTTGACGAAAGTATAAACACCAATGTTAGAGGGGCTTATTTCACCATTCAGGCGCTTGTTCCTTTTTTTAAAAATGGCGGCTCTATCATTTTAAACACGTCTATCAATGCCCACGTTGGCGCACCCGGTGCTAGTGTATACGCAGCCACGAAAGGAGCCTTGCTGACGATGGCCAAAAATTTATCTACCGAGCTAATTGCTCACCAGATACGGGTAAACGCCATTAGTCCAGGGCCGGTCGATACGTCTTTGCATAGTGCAACCAAACTCGGCATTTCGGATCAGCAATTGATCCAAATGAATCAGGGAATTATTGAGGCTATTCCGCTGGGGCGCTTCGGCAGGCCAGAAGAAATTGCCAAGGTTGCCCTATTCTTCGCATCGGACGATTCCTCATTTGTGGTGGGGGCCGAGCTGATCGTGGATGGCGGCATGTCAATGGGCTAA
- a CDS encoding aldehyde dehydrogenase family protein: protein MLTLEAAIDLDDQQAPVNYTALNKQFIHGQWVDGQEDAPIDNLNPFTNEVIHTLHSAGTTDVDVAFEAAKQAFPTWAATNPLVRRDILLKAAAILLERQEEFIDWLTRETGSTYLKGLLEVQQSHDILVEASSFPTRMHGRTTTSTIDGKETYVYRKPLGVVSLISPWNFPLYLSMRTIAPALAVGNTMVVKPASQSLVTGGTIIAKLLEEAGIPAGVFNVVVGRSDIMGDYFTAHPYSRMVSFTGSTPVGKGIGRIAGEGLKKSALELGGNNVFMVLDDADVDKAVDGAVFGRFLHQGQVCMATNRIIIHESLYEEFKTKFVARVNQLPYGDPADKSTVVGPLIDHKSVQRILGILQSAVADGAVVETGNRAEGNVLHPTVLSGVTKHMRVFKEEIFGPAVGLVSFANDEEAIELANATDFGLSGALYTRDIYRGMQLARRVETGMMHINDQSANDEVHTPFGGEKSSGTGRFGGDFILEELTTVQWVSVQKVARQYPF, encoded by the coding sequence ATGCTAACCCTAGAAGCAGCCATTGATCTCGATGACCAACAGGCACCGGTCAATTACACAGCGTTAAATAAGCAGTTTATTCATGGGCAATGGGTTGATGGACAGGAAGATGCTCCCATTGACAACCTGAATCCATTTACGAATGAAGTTATTCATACGCTTCATTCGGCAGGAACGACTGATGTGGATGTTGCCTTTGAGGCTGCTAAACAGGCATTTCCTACCTGGGCCGCCACAAATCCGCTCGTTCGTCGGGATATATTACTGAAAGCAGCTGCAATTCTGCTGGAACGTCAGGAGGAGTTTATTGACTGGCTCACCCGCGAAACCGGAAGCACTTATTTAAAGGGCTTGCTTGAAGTGCAGCAATCACACGATATTCTGGTAGAAGCGTCCTCGTTTCCTACCCGCATGCATGGACGTACCACCACCTCAACAATTGATGGAAAAGAGACATACGTATACCGGAAACCGTTAGGTGTTGTAAGCCTGATCAGCCCCTGGAATTTTCCTCTATACCTCTCTATGCGGACAATCGCTCCTGCCCTGGCGGTTGGCAATACGATGGTTGTCAAACCGGCCTCACAATCCCTGGTTACGGGCGGAACAATCATTGCCAAACTGTTGGAAGAAGCGGGCATTCCTGCCGGTGTGTTTAATGTAGTGGTTGGCCGGTCGGACATCATGGGGGATTACTTCACGGCTCATCCCTATTCGAGAATGGTTTCGTTTACGGGGTCTACGCCAGTGGGAAAAGGGATAGGACGAATTGCTGGGGAAGGGCTCAAAAAGTCGGCGCTGGAGTTGGGAGGCAACAATGTATTCATGGTTCTGGATGATGCCGATGTGGATAAAGCCGTTGACGGGGCCGTGTTTGGGCGATTCCTGCATCAGGGTCAGGTTTGCATGGCTACCAATCGCATTATCATTCACGAAAGTTTGTACGAAGAGTTTAAAACCAAGTTTGTGGCCCGGGTAAATCAACTTCCCTATGGGGATCCGGCGGATAAAAGCACAGTGGTTGGCCCCCTGATCGATCATAAATCGGTTCAGCGTATTCTGGGCATTTTGCAAAGTGCCGTAGCGGATGGTGCTGTTGTCGAAACCGGAAACAGAGCCGAAGGGAATGTCCTGCATCCCACCGTTCTATCAGGTGTCACTAAACACATGCGTGTGTTCAAAGAGGAAATCTTTGGCCCAGCCGTAGGCCTGGTTTCCTTTGCCAACGACGAGGAAGCCATCGAGTTGGCCAATGCAACCGACTTCGGTCTGAGTGGTGCTTTGTATACCCGAGATATTTACCGGGGCATGCAACTGGCCCGGCGCGTGGAAACAGGTATGATGCACATCAACGACCAGTCGGCTAACGACGAAGTGCATACCCCATTCGGGGGTGAAAAATCATCGGGAACCGGTCGCTTTGGTGGTGATTTTATTCTGGAAGAACTGACGACCGTTCAATGGGTGAGTGTTCAGAAAGTGGCACGGCAGTATCCGTTTTAA